One Mycolicibacterium sp. ND9-15 genomic window, ATCATCGGATTGTGCTCTTCGGGCTCGTACGTCTCCCCGCCCGTCAGCCCGCGAAACTCGTTGGTACGGAAGTCCGATGCCCGGTAGATGACGGGCCTCGGTGCGAATGCGGCGGCGATCCGGCCGACCGCGGCCGCGAGCTTGTCGACCAGTATGCCCTGCTCTCCGCGCGCGATGAGGTCACGCGGATGACGGTTGGACAGCGCCTCGGTCAGGATGAACTCGGCGCGCAGCAGGCCCACGCCGTCGACCGGCTGTGCGGCAACGGTTTCGGCGGACTCGGGCATGGCCAGGTTGACGTATACCTTCGTGCCGGTCGCCTCGCTCTGCGGTTTGCTCGGCGCGCCGCGATCGGTCACCGATGCCGCCGGCTTGGCCTGCACCCGACCGGAGACCACCTCTCCGCGGGCCCCGTCGACGGTCACCGTCGTGCCGTCGTGGAGGTCTCTCGTCGCGGTGCGCGTGCCGACGACGCACGGGACACCCAGTTCGCGCGCCACGATTGCGGCGTGGCAGGTCATGCCGCCGGTGTCGGTCACCAGCGCGGACGCCCGACGGATGGTGGGCAGCCAGTCCGGATTGGTCATCTGGGCGACGAGGATCTCGCCGTCCTGTAACTGCGCACCCTTGTCGGGCGTATCGAGCACCCGCACCTTTCCCGAGGCTATGCCGGGTGCAGCGGCGAGCCCGCGCGCCAGGACCAGATGCTTTTCGGCGGCCGGGGGGGTGGTGTGGCCCAGCGTGGTGATCGGCCGGGCCTGCACCAGGTAGGCCTTGCCCTCGGCGATCGCCCATTCGGTGTCCTGCGGGCAGCCGTTGTGCCGCTCCGTCGCAATGGCGAGTTCGGCTATCGAGCGCAGTTCCTCCTCGGTGAGAACCCGTGCATTGGCCTGTGACTCGTCGAGGTCCACCACGGCATCGTGGCCGTCCTCGCCCCGGACGATCTTGAACGACTTGTAGCCGAGCCGGATATCGAGGGGTTGCAGGGTCTCCTTGGAGACGATGTAGGTGTCGGGCTCGACATGGCCGGACACCACGACCTCGCCGAGACCGAACGCGCCCTCGATGACCACCCGGTCCTGGGCACCGTTACTGGGGTCGGCGGTGAACGCGACGCCGGCCTTCTCCGAGTGGATCATCTGCTGGACGACGACCGCCATCGCGGGGTCGGCCCTGAAGCCGCGGCTGGCGCGGTAGGTGATGACGCGCGGGCTGAACAGCGACATCCAGCACCGCACCACCGCGTCCATGAGTCCGTCGTCGCCGGTCACGTTGGTGATGGTGGCGTTCATGCCGGCGAACGAGGCGTCCGCGCCGTCCTCACCGGTTGCCGAGGAGCGCACCGCGACCACGGCGGAGCCCGATCCGAGCGCGTGGTACGCGTCCAGGATCTCACGTCGCACTTCGTCGTTGGCCCCGGCCTTGCGCACCAGGCCCTTCATCCGCTCGGACAGTTCGGTGAGCCTGGCGGTGTCGGTGACGTCGAGTGCCTCCCGGTGCAGCGCGTTGAGTTCGGCGTGCACCCCGCCGGACTTCATGGACTCCCGATAGCAGTCGCGCAGCAGCACGAATCCCGGCGGTACGGGCAGGTTGGCGGCGACGAGTTCGCCCATGTTCGCACCCTTGCCGCCGGCCTCCTCGGCGTCGGCGATCGTCAGTGCGGAGATGTCGCGGATAAAGGTCACATCGCTGAGAACGGCCATGTGCCCATCCTGCCCCAGGCGGTGGTCTTGCGTAACCATCTGAGGAACATGGCGGCCCGGTCGAAGGTCCCGACTGCGAAGGGCATTAGGTCCCTAGCCGCCGACGAGTGACGTCGGTTCCTTTCGGGTACGCCGCACAACCGGTGGCATGATGACGGGTATCTCTGGAGAGGTAGGGCGATGAGGCTTCCAGTCTTCGTTGACCCGCGGTATCACGACGCGGTGATCTTCGACCTCGACGGCGTCGTGACCGACACCGCCGCCATCGACAAGGCGGCGTGGAAGGCGATGTTCGACGATTTCCTCACCCGGCGGCCCGCGGGCGATGCCGTCGAGCACTTGGAGTTCACCGACGCCGACTACCGCGACTTCGCCGAGGGAAAACCGCAACTCGACGGAATTGCGGCTCTGCTGAAGTCACGCGGAATTTCGCTGCCCCTGGGAACCGAAAGCGACGACGGCGCCGCCACCGTGTGCGGTCTACGGAACCGGCTGCACAACCTCGTCATCGAGATGACCGCCCACCAGGTGCCGATATTCGTTTCCACCGTCGGATTGGTGCGACAACTGCGAGCCGCCGATATCGCCACCGGCGTCTTCTCGTCCGCCCGCAACTGCAAGGAGGTGCTGCGCTCAGCCGGACTTTCCGATCTGTTCAC contains:
- the ppsA gene encoding phosphoenolpyruvate synthase, producing the protein MAVLSDVTFIRDISALTIADAEEAGGKGANMGELVAANLPVPPGFVLLRDCYRESMKSGGVHAELNALHREALDVTDTARLTELSERMKGLVRKAGANDEVRREILDAYHALGSGSAVVAVRSSATGEDGADASFAGMNATITNVTGDDGLMDAVVRCWMSLFSPRVITYRASRGFRADPAMAVVVQQMIHSEKAGVAFTADPSNGAQDRVVIEGAFGLGEVVVSGHVEPDTYIVSKETLQPLDIRLGYKSFKIVRGEDGHDAVVDLDESQANARVLTEEELRSIAELAIATERHNGCPQDTEWAIAEGKAYLVQARPITTLGHTTPPAAEKHLVLARGLAAAPGIASGKVRVLDTPDKGAQLQDGEILVAQMTNPDWLPTIRRASALVTDTGGMTCHAAIVARELGVPCVVGTRTATRDLHDGTTVTVDGARGEVVSGRVQAKPAASVTDRGAPSKPQSEATGTKVYVNLAMPESAETVAAQPVDGVGLLRAEFILTEALSNRHPRDLIARGEQGILVDKLAAAVGRIAAAFAPRPVIYRASDFRTNEFRGLTGGETYEPEEHNPMIGYRGCYRYVNEPDLFALELEALARVREQSPNLGLMIPFVRTKWELEACLALVDASPLNRQRGLHRWVMAEVPSIVHWLPEYIGMGIDGVSIGSNDLTQLVLGVDRDSDVCAELFDESDPAVLDAIGQIIGTARKYGITSSLCGQAPSTNPAFAEHLVRMGITSISVNPDAADTARRVIAAAERRLLLEAAR